Proteins from one Dysgonomonas sp. HDW5A genomic window:
- a CDS encoding peptide chain release factor 3, with product MSELEKEIKRRRTFAIISHPDAGKTTLTEKLLLFGGAIHVAGAVKSNKIKKTATSDWMEIEKQRGISVATSVMGFEYDGYKINILDTPGHQDFAEDTYRTLTAVDSVIIAVDVAKGVEAQTRKLMEVCRMRNTPVMIFINKMDRDGKDPFDLLDELEEELKIKVRPLSWPIDSGQQFKGVYNIFQKKLDLYTPSKQTVTESIAFSDINNPELENHIGNTLAKKLREDIELIEGVYPELDMDRYLKGQVAPVFFGSALNNFGVKELLDCFVQIAPSPRPIEAVEREVDPNEEAFTGFIFKIHANMDPNHRSCIAFVKICSGKFERNVNYKHMRFNRQMRFSSPTAFMAQKKETVDEAYAGDIVGLPDTGNFKIGDTLTSGENLHFKGLPSFSPEMFKYIENADPMKTKQLQKGIDQLMDEGVAQLFTNQFNGRKIIGTVGQLQFEVIQYRLLHEYGAQCKWEAINLYKACWIESDDIEEIENFKKRKAQYMAKDKEGRDVFLADSNYVLMMAQQDFKNIRFHFTSEF from the coding sequence ATGAGCGAATTAGAAAAAGAAATAAAAAGACGACGTACATTTGCGATTATCAGTCACCCTGATGCCGGAAAAACAACGCTGACCGAAAAACTACTATTATTCGGAGGTGCGATACACGTTGCAGGAGCTGTAAAATCGAATAAAATAAAAAAGACTGCAACCTCCGACTGGATGGAGATCGAAAAACAACGTGGTATTTCGGTAGCAACATCTGTTATGGGCTTCGAATATGACGGGTATAAAATAAATATTCTAGATACTCCCGGTCACCAAGACTTTGCCGAAGATACCTATCGCACGCTTACAGCCGTTGACAGTGTAATTATTGCTGTTGACGTAGCCAAAGGGGTGGAAGCACAAACACGCAAGCTTATGGAGGTTTGCCGGATGCGCAATACTCCGGTTATGATATTTATAAACAAGATGGATAGAGACGGTAAAGACCCGTTTGATCTTCTTGACGAATTGGAGGAAGAACTTAAAATAAAAGTTCGCCCACTTAGCTGGCCTATAGATAGCGGACAACAGTTTAAAGGTGTATACAATATATTTCAAAAGAAACTCGACTTATATACTCCTAGTAAACAAACGGTAACAGAGTCTATCGCCTTTAGTGACATCAATAATCCCGAACTGGAAAATCACATCGGCAATACTTTAGCAAAAAAACTTCGTGAAGATATAGAACTTATCGAAGGAGTGTATCCTGAACTCGATATGGATCGTTATCTGAAAGGACAGGTTGCTCCGGTATTTTTCGGATCTGCCCTAAACAACTTTGGAGTAAAGGAACTGTTAGACTGCTTTGTTCAAATAGCACCATCTCCACGCCCCATTGAGGCAGTAGAGAGAGAAGTAGATCCGAATGAAGAGGCTTTCACCGGATTTATTTTCAAAATACATGCCAATATGGATCCAAACCACCGCTCATGTATTGCTTTCGTTAAAATATGCTCCGGGAAATTTGAGCGTAATGTCAATTACAAGCATATGCGATTCAATCGTCAAATGCGTTTTTCATCGCCAACGGCATTTATGGCTCAAAAGAAGGAAACTGTTGATGAGGCTTATGCAGGTGACATAGTCGGTTTACCTGACACCGGTAATTTTAAGATCGGAGATACCCTTACATCGGGAGAAAATCTACATTTCAAAGGATTACCAAGTTTCTCGCCCGAGATGTTCAAATACATAGAGAATGCTGATCCGATGAAAACTAAACAACTTCAAAAAGGTATCGATCAGTTGATGGATGAGGGTGTTGCTCAGCTATTCACCAATCAATTCAATGGACGCAAGATTATAGGTACTGTAGGACAGCTTCAATTTGAGGTTATTCAATACCGATTACTTCATGAATATGGAGCACAATGTAAATGGGAAGCCATCAACCTATACAAAGCATGTTGGATTGAAAGTGACGACATAGAGGAAATTGAGAACTTCAAGAAAAGAAAAGCTCAGTATATGGCCAAAGATAAGGAAGGTAGAGACGTATTTCTCGCTGACTCAAACTATGTGCTTATGATGGCTCAGCAGGATTTTAAAAATATACGTTTCCATTTTACATCTGAATTTTAA
- a CDS encoding ectonucleotide pyrophosphatase/phosphodiesterase: MNRFFTLLITLFILNFSSNLNSQNNDHYTIIVSLDGFRWDYPQIHGTPNFDKMAQKGVSAVMRPSYPASTFPNHYTLITGLVPDHNGIVNNVFWDRANQRQYSMGDSLTRYNRDYYKGEPIWTTAQRQGVKAASIYWVGSDIDIKNSYPTYYKEWADQPRLTFEQRVDTALAMLNKKEDDRPRLITLYMDEPDASGHHFGPTGQETKLMVNHIDSLIGRLIEGIEKLPFSDKVNLIVTADHGMTYVSKERFININDYLKPSWYERAVGNNPTSIFAGKENQDSIFQALSKIDHIKVYRKNKVPKNLKYGTNPNIGDIVVIPACGWQFGFKPSPNIGAHGYDPSYPDMQVIFFAFGPDFKENYKGKTFDNTAIYPLLAHLLGVQPAPNDGRFKQVKSFLIKK; the protein is encoded by the coding sequence ATGAACAGATTTTTCACATTATTAATTACTCTATTTATTTTAAACTTCAGTTCTAATCTTAACTCTCAGAACAATGATCACTATACAATAATAGTCTCTCTGGATGGCTTCAGATGGGATTATCCCCAAATACACGGAACACCTAATTTCGATAAAATGGCTCAAAAAGGCGTAAGTGCTGTTATGCGCCCATCCTACCCTGCCTCTACATTCCCTAATCATTATACACTGATTACGGGTCTTGTACCCGATCATAATGGTATTGTCAATAATGTATTCTGGGACAGAGCAAACCAACGTCAATACAGTATGGGAGATTCTCTCACCCGATACAATCGCGATTATTATAAAGGTGAACCGATCTGGACAACGGCTCAGCGACAAGGAGTAAAGGCCGCCAGTATTTATTGGGTAGGTTCGGATATAGATATCAAAAACTCATACCCTACTTATTACAAAGAATGGGCAGATCAACCCCGGCTTACTTTCGAACAAAGGGTTGATACAGCTTTAGCCATGCTCAATAAAAAGGAAGATGATCGCCCTCGTCTAATTACTTTATATATGGATGAGCCTGATGCTTCGGGACATCATTTTGGACCTACAGGACAAGAAACCAAATTGATGGTAAACCACATAGATAGTCTTATCGGTAGATTGATTGAGGGTATTGAAAAATTGCCTTTCAGCGATAAAGTGAACCTCATAGTTACAGCCGATCACGGAATGACTTATGTGTCGAAAGAGCGATTTATAAACATCAATGATTATTTAAAGCCTTCTTGGTATGAACGAGCGGTAGGAAATAATCCGACATCTATATTTGCCGGTAAAGAAAATCAGGACTCTATCTTCCAAGCTCTGTCTAAAATTGACCATATAAAAGTATATAGAAAGAATAAGGTTCCTAAAAATCTCAAATACGGAACAAATCCAAATATAGGAGATATTGTAGTTATTCCTGCTTGTGGTTGGCAATTCGGTTTTAAACCATCGCCTAATATCGGAGCTCATGGATACGATCCGAGTTACCCTGATATGCAAGTCATCTTTTTTGCTTTCGGGCCCGATTTTAAAGAAAACTATAAAGGAAAAACATTCGACAATACAGCCATATATCCACTTTTAGCACATTTGCTGGGTGTACAACCGGCACCTAACGATGGACGCTTCAAGCAGGTAAAATCCTTTCTAATCAAAAAGTGA
- a CDS encoding TIGR03915 family putative DNA repair protein: MIVFFYDKTFEGLLTAVFDAYSRKTFPDKILGEGSIAPMFLEESYTVITQDDKSTRVWESLQKKLSKMACNMLNYVWLSEEEGSDDLLFRYIRKVFDNTYSIEMNFGDADVLQIHQLAKKVSKEKHYLIQFIRFQKAADGIYFAPVSPIYNALPLTINHLKDRFSGQKWVVYDLKRKYGYYYDLHTVVEITLSDDEHLLSGKLDDALMAEDEKLFQELWKGYFKSMTIKERINPKLHRQHMPKRFWKYLTEKQ, encoded by the coding sequence ATGATTGTATTTTTCTACGATAAAACATTTGAAGGTTTACTTACTGCTGTATTTGATGCTTACAGTAGAAAAACTTTTCCTGATAAAATATTAGGTGAGGGGAGTATTGCTCCTATGTTTTTAGAAGAAAGTTATACCGTGATAACTCAGGATGATAAGTCGACAAGAGTATGGGAATCTCTGCAAAAGAAGTTGTCGAAGATGGCGTGCAATATGCTCAATTACGTATGGCTTTCGGAAGAAGAGGGCAGTGATGATTTATTGTTTCGATATATTCGCAAGGTCTTTGATAATACCTATTCTATTGAGATGAATTTTGGCGATGCTGATGTACTTCAAATTCATCAACTAGCAAAAAAAGTATCTAAAGAGAAGCATTATTTGATTCAGTTTATCCGTTTTCAAAAAGCGGCTGACGGAATCTATTTTGCACCTGTATCTCCTATTTACAATGCCTTACCCTTAACTATAAATCACCTGAAAGACCGTTTTTCCGGTCAAAAATGGGTGGTTTATGATTTGAAACGGAAGTATGGTTATTACTATGACCTGCATACGGTTGTTGAAATAACATTGAGTGACGACGAACATTTGTTAAGTGGAAAGTTGGATGATGCTCTTATGGCAGAAGATGAAAAGCTTTTTCAGGAATTGTGGAAAGGTTATTTCAAGTCTATGACGATCAAAGAGCGGATTAATCCGAAATTACATCGTCAGCATATGCCTAAACGTTTTTGGAAATATCTTACAGAGAAACAATAG
- a CDS encoding putative DNA modification/repair radical SAM protein — protein sequence MNENVLEKLKTLAESAKYDVSCSSSGTVRKNIPGGIGNTVGGMGICHSFTEDGRCVSLLKIMLTNNCIYDCAYCINRRSNDIRRATFTVQELVDLTIEFYRRNYIEGLFLSSGVINNPDYTMERMVRVVKELRTVHRYNGYIHMKSIPGASQELVNTAGLYADRMSVNIEIPTETNLKLLAPEKDHLSVYQPMRFIQQGMLQNIEDRQKFRSAPRFVPAGQSTQMIVGATNETDKDILILSSKLYKRPSMKRVYYSGFIPVNSYDNRLPALKQAPLVRENRLYQADWLMRFYQFRADEIVDDAYPDLDLEIDPKLSWALRHPEMFPVDINKADYALILRIPGIGVKSAKLIVTSRRYGKLNAYQLKKMGIVMKKAQYFITCNELAMHNTINEVKPEYLRKILTEPKKKKGEDDQQLSIIFPD from the coding sequence ATGAATGAAAATGTACTCGAAAAGTTAAAAACGTTAGCCGAATCAGCAAAATACGATGTATCTTGCTCTTCGAGCGGTACTGTCCGTAAAAATATTCCGGGTGGTATTGGAAATACTGTTGGAGGGATGGGCATTTGCCATAGTTTTACCGAAGATGGCAGATGCGTTTCTTTGCTGAAAATAATGTTGACAAATAACTGTATTTACGATTGTGCTTATTGCATCAACCGAAGAAGTAATGATATCAGGCGTGCAACTTTTACAGTACAGGAACTTGTCGATTTGACGATTGAGTTTTATCGTCGTAACTATATAGAAGGGTTGTTTCTCAGTTCGGGAGTTATAAATAATCCAGATTATACCATGGAACGTATGGTGCGTGTTGTAAAAGAACTACGTACTGTTCATCGGTATAATGGATATATCCACATGAAAAGTATTCCCGGAGCCAGTCAAGAATTGGTGAATACTGCCGGTCTGTATGCCGATCGTATGAGCGTTAACATAGAAATTCCCACCGAGACTAATTTGAAATTGCTTGCTCCTGAGAAAGATCACCTGAGTGTATATCAACCCATGCGGTTTATTCAGCAGGGTATGCTTCAGAATATCGAAGATCGTCAAAAATTCCGCTCTGCTCCACGTTTTGTGCCTGCGGGACAGAGTACACAAATGATTGTAGGGGCAACCAACGAAACGGATAAGGATATTCTAATTTTGTCTTCAAAATTATATAAACGTCCTAGTATGAAGCGAGTCTACTATTCGGGTTTCATTCCTGTTAATAGTTATGATAATCGTCTTCCGGCATTAAAGCAAGCACCTCTGGTGCGTGAGAATAGATTATATCAGGCCGATTGGCTGATGCGTTTTTATCAGTTCAGAGCCGACGAAATTGTAGATGATGCTTATCCTGATTTGGATCTTGAAATAGACCCTAAATTATCGTGGGCATTACGCCATCCCGAAATGTTCCCTGTTGATATCAATAAGGCAGACTATGCTTTAATTCTTCGTATTCCGGGAATTGGCGTGAAATCGGCTAAATTGATTGTTACTTCCCGAAGATACGGAAAGCTAAATGCATATCAGTTGAAAAAAATGGGTATAGTAATGAAAAAGGCTCAGTATTTTATCACCTGCAATGAATTGGCGATGCATAATACCATTAATGAAGTGAAGCCCGAATATCTACGGAAAATACTAACAGAACCCAAAAAGAAAAAAGGAGAAGATGACCAGCAGCTTTCTATAATTTTTCCCGATTAA
- a CDS encoding TonB-dependent receptor domain-containing protein: MKKFILLLIILLTGINSFISAQVTTASLSGKVFDETDVLPGAVVTATHTPSGTTYYGTANENGRFLIQGMRTGGPYTLEVSLLGFNKYVQSGINLRLGETFDVQIKLDQDSKLLNEVVITGVSQFNANKTGAASNFNRQQIENMPTVSRSIYDVAKLTPQAVVSGSGLSFAGSNNRYNSFQIDGAVNNDAFGLASSGTNGGQSGANPISLDAIEEIQVVIAPFDVRQSGFTGGGINAITKSGTNTVHGSLYGYFNNQDLVGKTAGKDVENRTKLTNQSEKTYGFTVGGPIVKDKLFIFANAEKVEKTYPSSYNVGEGSNITKAEADQVIQKLSSLTGGYNGGGYGQQDINTKATKLLARLDWNINKVHKATIRYSYLEASQLNFSNSANALRLNDNGYNMNNKTNSFVAELNSRLSQEWFNEFRVGYTRVRDYREFSGQALPYVKINLENSRSIELGTERYSPANSLDQDVWTLTNNTTWYRGNHTITFGTHNELFKMKNLFIRENFGSYTYNSMEDFLSVGTANEKAPYEYNYSFSREDITGSKNWAPSFSAAQIGLYAQDDWTVSDRFNLTYGLRIDLPIFLDKPGKNEAFNSSAIAKEYGVATDQMPKTQVMFSPRVGFRWNADEEKHTLLRGGLGIFTGRVPFVWISNSFSNTGVEYSRTRLQSADMAAAMADGFRFQIDPTKQYTPSKTVTSEIDVVDKDFKFPQVFRVNLAVDQNLGAGFRASIEGLYSKTMNNIMYKNLVVEESGKFLNNGGDQRPLYQPTINPATNTAYTKEYTGIVYLTNSSKGYTYSITGKLEKEFDFGLNAMVAYTFGRSKGINDGTSSQALSNWQYNENWQGPNNPELSYSDFDTPHRIIGTVSYRKEYAKHFATTVSLFYNGQSGSNYSVTYKNNINNDGASGNDVLYIPTDAELANMKFKDITANGAVTSSADQQRTALGEWINSNKDIRDKKGHYVERNGLRSAFEHHFDFHIAQDFYINVSGRRHTLQVNFDILNVGNLLNHAWGIYNSPGYSYSPITVSSVSAEGVPTFQFSKPAGDKLYNISDYNSRWRSQIGVRYIF, encoded by the coding sequence ATGAAAAAATTTATTCTTTTACTCATCATCCTCTTAACAGGTATAAATTCATTTATATCTGCACAAGTAACAACAGCTTCTCTATCGGGAAAAGTTTTTGATGAAACAGACGTTTTACCCGGAGCTGTCGTAACTGCAACTCATACACCTTCGGGAACCACTTATTATGGTACAGCTAATGAAAATGGACGTTTTCTTATTCAGGGAATGAGAACAGGCGGGCCATATACTTTAGAAGTTTCATTACTAGGATTTAATAAGTATGTTCAATCGGGAATTAATTTACGCTTGGGAGAAACCTTCGATGTACAAATAAAACTTGATCAGGATAGCAAACTGCTGAATGAGGTGGTAATTACAGGGGTATCTCAATTTAACGCAAACAAAACAGGAGCAGCAAGCAATTTCAATAGGCAACAAATCGAAAACATGCCAACTGTATCTCGTAGTATATATGATGTGGCAAAACTGACACCTCAGGCAGTTGTATCAGGATCGGGACTTTCTTTTGCAGGAAGTAACAATCGTTACAACAGTTTTCAGATTGACGGTGCTGTTAATAATGATGCTTTCGGACTTGCTTCAAGCGGTACTAACGGGGGACAATCGGGTGCAAATCCTATTTCACTTGATGCAATTGAAGAAATTCAAGTCGTTATCGCACCTTTTGATGTACGTCAAAGCGGATTTACAGGGGGCGGTATCAACGCGATCACAAAATCGGGAACAAATACTGTACACGGATCTCTTTACGGATACTTCAACAATCAGGATCTTGTTGGTAAAACTGCCGGAAAAGATGTTGAAAACAGAACTAAATTAACTAATCAGTCAGAAAAGACTTATGGTTTTACAGTTGGCGGACCTATCGTAAAAGATAAGTTATTCATCTTCGCGAATGCTGAAAAAGTAGAAAAAACTTATCCATCTTCTTATAATGTAGGAGAAGGTTCTAATATTACTAAAGCGGAAGCGGATCAGGTTATTCAAAAACTATCGTCATTGACAGGCGGATACAACGGAGGAGGATATGGTCAGCAAGACATAAACACCAAAGCGACTAAATTATTAGCCAGATTAGATTGGAATATCAATAAAGTACACAAGGCAACTATACGATACAGTTATCTGGAAGCTTCTCAGCTTAACTTCTCAAACTCGGCAAATGCACTTCGTTTAAATGACAACGGATACAATATGAATAACAAAACAAATTCATTTGTAGCCGAATTAAACTCCAGATTATCTCAAGAATGGTTCAATGAATTTCGTGTAGGATATACCCGTGTGCGTGATTACCGTGAATTTTCGGGTCAGGCATTACCCTATGTAAAAATAAATCTTGAGAACTCTCGCAGTATTGAACTGGGGACCGAACGCTATTCTCCTGCCAATTCACTAGATCAGGATGTATGGACATTGACCAATAATACTACCTGGTATAGAGGTAATCACACCATTACCTTCGGTACACATAATGAGTTATTCAAAATGAAGAACCTTTTCATCAGAGAAAACTTCGGATCTTATACATATAACTCTATGGAAGACTTCTTATCGGTAGGTACTGCTAACGAAAAGGCTCCTTATGAGTATAACTATTCATTCTCTCGCGAAGACATTACCGGAAGTAAAAATTGGGCACCCTCTTTCAGTGCTGCACAGATAGGATTATACGCACAAGACGACTGGACTGTAAGCGACAGATTCAACTTAACTTATGGTTTAAGAATTGATTTACCTATATTTCTTGATAAACCGGGTAAAAACGAGGCCTTCAATTCTTCTGCAATTGCCAAAGAATATGGAGTAGCAACAGACCAAATGCCTAAGACACAAGTAATGTTCTCGCCTCGTGTAGGTTTCAGATGGAATGCTGATGAAGAAAAGCACACCCTACTTCGCGGAGGATTGGGTATTTTCACCGGACGTGTGCCTTTTGTTTGGATATCAAATAGTTTCTCTAATACAGGAGTAGAATATAGTCGTACCAGACTACAATCGGCAGATATGGCAGCAGCAATGGCAGACGGGTTCAGATTCCAAATAGACCCGACTAAGCAATATACTCCTTCAAAAACTGTAACGTCAGAAATTGATGTAGTAGATAAAGATTTCAAATTTCCACAAGTATTCCGGGTCAATTTAGCTGTAGACCAAAATTTAGGTGCAGGATTCAGGGCTTCGATAGAAGGATTGTATTCTAAAACGATGAATAATATAATGTACAAAAACTTAGTTGTTGAAGAAAGCGGTAAGTTCTTAAATAATGGTGGTGACCAAAGACCTTTATATCAACCGACCATAAATCCTGCAACTAATACAGCATACACTAAGGAATATACAGGTATCGTTTATCTAACCAATTCGAGTAAAGGATATACGTACAGTATTACAGGAAAACTGGAAAAAGAATTTGATTTCGGATTAAATGCAATGGTAGCTTATACCTTCGGACGCTCTAAAGGTATAAATGACGGTACATCCAGCCAAGCTCTTTCTAACTGGCAATATAACGAAAACTGGCAAGGTCCTAATAACCCTGAATTATCTTATTCTGATTTTGATACTCCTCACCGTATTATCGGAACAGTTTCATACAGAAAAGAATATGCAAAACATTTTGCTACAACAGTGAGCTTATTCTACAATGGTCAATCGGGATCGAATTACTCGGTAACTTACAAAAATAACATCAATAACGATGGAGCATCAGGTAACGACGTGTTATACATCCCAACCGATGCAGAGTTGGCAAATATGAAATTTAAAGATATAACCGCCAACGGAGCTGTTACCAGTTCAGCCGATCAACAACGCACAGCATTAGGCGAATGGATCAACAGTAATAAAGACATCAGAGATAAAAAAGGACATTATGTAGAAAGAAATGGATTGAGAAGTGCTTTCGAACACCACTTTGATTTTCATATTGCACAAGATTTCTACATCAACGTTTCTGGAAGACGTCATACTTTACAAGTAAACTTCGACATCTTGAATGTTGGAAATCTGTTGAATCATGCTTGGGGAATATATAACTCTCCTGGATACTCATACTCTCCTATAACTGTATCTAGTGTTAGTGCAGAAGGGGTACCAACATTCCAATTCTCAAAACCAGCAGGCGATAAATTATACAACATCTCTGATTATAATTCACGCTGGCGTTCACAAATAGGAGTTAGATATATTTTCTAA
- a CDS encoding DsbA family oxidoreductase: MSFTLAKINIEVWSDIACPFCYIAKHHFEKALEQFAHKDKVELEWKAYQLNPNVPEDTHGESLIDSFVREKGMSKQQAEGLFANVVNMAKQTGLDFHMDKVVVANTINAHRLSHFAKGKSRKNQNDIEELLFRAYFTEGKNVNDKDTLIKIGINGGLDQQELENLFNNHDFADKVISDIQEAGVFGITSVPFFVFNRKYAVSGAQPSNSFLEMLNKVYND, translated from the coding sequence ATGTCATTTACTCTCGCAAAAATAAATATAGAAGTATGGAGCGACATTGCATGTCCATTCTGTTATATAGCCAAACATCATTTCGAAAAAGCTCTTGAACAATTTGCACATAAAGACAAAGTCGAATTGGAATGGAAAGCCTACCAGCTAAATCCTAATGTACCTGAAGATACACACGGAGAATCTTTAATTGATTCTTTTGTAAGAGAAAAAGGTATGTCTAAGCAGCAAGCCGAAGGTCTATTTGCAAATGTGGTTAACATGGCAAAGCAAACCGGACTTGATTTTCACATGGATAAAGTAGTAGTAGCGAACACAATCAATGCACACCGATTAAGTCACTTTGCCAAAGGTAAAAGCAGAAAGAATCAAAACGATATAGAAGAATTACTTTTCAGGGCCTATTTTACAGAGGGCAAGAATGTGAACGACAAAGATACTTTAATAAAGATCGGCATAAATGGAGGCTTAGACCAACAAGAGCTCGAAAATCTATTTAACAACCACGATTTTGCAGATAAGGTGATTTCAGATATTCAGGAAGCCGGAGTATTTGGAATAACGAGTGTACCCTTTTTTGTTTTCAATCGTAAATATGCAGTATCAGGAGCACAACCTTCTAATTCATTTCTCGAGATGTTGAACAAGGTTTATAACGACTAA
- a CDS encoding Crp/Fnr family transcriptional regulator, giving the protein MQNQIEIAKKISVKYKHELSNKDLESFASILERKELPKGELFLNDSQISKYIQYVDKGLVRQFYYKNGRDVTEHFTCENNVAVCIESFFRQEPTRLLIEALEPTILYCIPYNKIEVLAVKEPEIGILYRRFLEATLILSQQKADSWRFESVRERYERFIKEYPQAAKRAPIAHIASYLLMTPESLSRVRSGQW; this is encoded by the coding sequence ATGCAAAATCAAATAGAAATAGCTAAAAAAATATCGGTAAAGTATAAGCATGAGCTTTCCAATAAAGATCTGGAGAGCTTTGCTTCGATACTTGAACGTAAAGAGTTACCAAAAGGAGAGCTATTTCTTAATGATAGTCAAATAAGCAAATACATACAATATGTTGACAAAGGACTAGTCAGGCAATTCTATTACAAAAACGGACGCGATGTAACCGAACATTTTACTTGTGAAAACAATGTTGCGGTATGTATAGAAAGCTTCTTTCGTCAGGAACCCACACGTCTCTTAATAGAAGCCTTAGAGCCAACTATCTTATATTGTATCCCATATAATAAGATCGAAGTATTAGCCGTAAAAGAACCCGAGATAGGTATATTATACCGTCGCTTCTTAGAAGCAACCTTAATCTTATCGCAGCAAAAAGCCGATTCGTGGCGTTTCGAAAGTGTTCGTGAACGTTACGAACGTTTTATCAAAGAATATCCGCAAGCTGCCAAACGTGCACCCATAGCACATATTGCCTCTTATCTGCTGATGACTCCCGAGTCTTTAAGTCGTGTTCGATCAGGACAATGGTAA
- a CDS encoding ROK family protein, whose protein sequence is MSKTYAIGIDMGNTTTSIGIVDTQGNVINKSSISSDYQNITEYIDAIYDHLSALIAQQGEVKNIKGIGLASSESNYFTGCVEFAPDHKWNGNTPITQILTKKLHLPITLTNNANAAAMGEMEYGIAQGMKDFILLSLDNEVSRGTVANGEIVYGHKIFTGKSGHINVHNDRGRACKCGKKDCLEAYCSTDGIVATTLELLASSKEDSILRNIPQNELAFENVYEALLKEDKLAKEVYHFTADLLGQLLSDLVAYSSPRAFILSGKVAKSNEFFRQAINESFEANVLKIYSGKTKILTSNIEDSDAVILGASLLAWNPKLIDA, encoded by the coding sequence ATGAGTAAAACATATGCTATAGGCATTGATATGGGCAATACCACTACTTCGATAGGTATTGTGGATACACAAGGTAATGTTATAAACAAAAGCAGTATTAGTTCTGATTATCAGAATATCACCGAATATATAGACGCAATATACGATCACCTGTCGGCTTTAATCGCACAGCAAGGAGAAGTCAAAAATATAAAGGGAATAGGCTTAGCCTCGTCCGAAAGTAATTACTTCACAGGATGTGTAGAGTTTGCTCCTGATCATAAATGGAATGGCAATACTCCTATTACTCAGATACTAACCAAAAAGCTGCACCTCCCTATTACTTTAACCAATAATGCCAATGCAGCTGCAATGGGAGAAATGGAATACGGCATAGCCCAGGGAATGAAAGATTTTATTCTTCTATCCCTTGATAACGAAGTTTCCAGAGGAACTGTAGCAAATGGTGAGATAGTATACGGCCACAAAATTTTCACCGGTAAATCAGGACATATAAATGTACATAACGATAGAGGTAGAGCTTGTAAATGTGGTAAAAAAGATTGTCTCGAAGCATATTGCTCTACGGACGGAATAGTCGCAACAACTCTCGAATTATTAGCATCGAGCAAGGAAGACAGCATCCTACGCAATATACCACAAAACGAATTAGCATTTGAAAATGTATACGAGGCTTTATTAAAAGAAGATAAGTTAGCTAAAGAGGTGTATCACTTTACTGCTGATTTACTAGGGCAATTATTATCTGATCTGGTTGCTTACTCAAGCCCCAGAGCCTTTATTCTTTCGGGAAAAGTTGCCAAATCGAATGAATTTTTCAGACAAGCTATCAACGAGTCGTTTGAAGCAAATGTATTGAAAATATATTCCGGAAAAACAAAGATACTTACTTCGAATATAGAGGACTCAGATGCAGTAATTCTGGGTGCAAGCCTATTGGCTTGGAATCCAAAACTGATAGACGCATAA